Within the Terriglobia bacterium genome, the region TCGTGATCGGCGGCCAGGTGGTGACCCACATGACCCCACGCGAGCGCCGCATCGCGATGGTGTTCCAGAGCTACGCCCTGTACCCGCACCTCTCCGTGTACAAGAACATCGCCTTCCCGCTGAAGGCGCAGAAGGTCCCCAAGGAACAGCACCGCCAGAAGGTGGAGTGGGCCGCGGGACTGCTCGGCATCACCCGCTTGCTGGAACGCAAGCCGCGCGAGCTTTCCGGGGGCGAGCGCCAGCGCGTGGCCCTGGCCCGCGCCATCGTGCGCGAGCCTTCCGTCTTCCTGCTCGACGAGCCTCTCTCCAACCTGGACGCCAAGCTTCGCGCCTCGGCGCGGGAAGAGCTGGAGCTGTTCCATCGCCGCATCGGCACTACCACCATCTACGTCACCCACGACCAGGTCGAGGCCATGGCCATGGGCGACCGTGTCATGGTGCTGCACCAGGGAGTGGTGCGCCAGATCGGCACTCCCACCGAAGTCTACGACAATCCTGCCGACACCTTTGTGGCGACCTTCCTCGGATCCCCTCCCATGAACCTGATGGAGGACGGCGCGGTGATCGTCGGTTTCCGCCCGGAGCACATCGTCCCCATCGAGCTGGCGCCCAGTTCGGGGGTCAAGTTCAGCTTGCGCGTGAAGAACGTGGAATACCTGGGCTCGGAGTGGATCCTGTATGCCACGGTGGCCGAAGGCCGCTTCAAAGACAAGGAGATCACCTCGCGCCTGCCGTCGGCCGCTTCCTTCCGCATCGGCGAGACCTATGACTTCGGCGTGGGCGAGAGGGACCTGCGTTTCTTCGATCGGCAGACGGAGAAGCGGACGGAGGCGAGGGCCTTTGCATGGCAGTGAATCCTGCCGATCCCGCCACCAGGCCGGCGCAACGCCTGGCCCAGGAGGTGGGGGACATCCCGCCGCCTGCGCAGAAGCGCGGACGGAAGTCTTTTCGCACGCCGGCGGCGCGCGCCTATCGGCTTGGGATCGCCATGTTCGCCCCGGCGGTCCTCTATATCGTGGCGCTCATCGGCGTACCCTTCGTGATGGCGTTCCTGTACGCCTTCGGCGACGTGAGGGTGGGCAGCGTCGGATACCATTTCGTGGGGTTCGACAACTACCGGCATATCCTGCAGAGTCCCAGCTTCCGTAAAGCGCTGGGGAATTCGTTCATCTTCACCATCGTCTCCCAGGTCCTCGTCATCGTCGGTTCCACCATCCTGTCGCTGGTGCTCAAGGAGAAGTTCCGCGGGCGCGGGTTCGTGCGTTTCCTGGTGCTGCTTCCCTGGGTGGCGCCGATCTCGCTGGGCGCCATCGGCTGGAAGTGGATCCTGGATTCGCTTTACAGCGTGATCAACTGGGTGCTGGTCGCGATGCACATCTACAAACCGTACGCCGCGCCCATGTGGCTGGGCGAGCCTGTGCTCGCCATGGCGTCGGTGATCCTGGTGCACACCTGGCGGCTGCTTCCCTTCTCCACCGTCATCCTGCTCGCCGGCCTCACCGCCATCCCCAAAGACATCCCCGAGGCCGCTGCGGTGGACGGCGCGGGCTTTTGGCGCACCCTCTTCCACATCACCCTGCCCATGATGCTGCCGATCGTGAACGTGGCCGTCCTGTTCGGCATCATCTTCACCTTTACGGACATGACCGTGGTCTACATCCTGACCGCAGGCGGGCCCTTTGATTCGACGCAGGTCTTGCCGTCGCTGGCGTTTTTCACCGGCATTCTGGGCGGTGACTTGGCCGCCGGGGCGGCGATCTCCTTGTTCCTGGTCCCGCTGCTGGTGCTGGTGGCCTGGGGCATGCTGCGCATGGCGCATCGCGCGGAGGTGGTGTGATGGTCCGGGGCGCGGCGCGTTCCGTGTTCAACAGGATCGTCCACTGGGTCGTAGTGGTGGTGTTCACCGTCCTATTGGCGTTTCCCTTCTACTGGATGCTGATCACCACCTTCAAGCAATCCAGCGACCTCTATAACCTCGACAATAACCCGTTCATCTTCAATGCCAAGCCCACGCTCGAGAACCTGCGCCTGCTGTTCTTCGAGACCCAGTTCGCGCGCTGGCTGGGCAACACGGCCCTGGTAGGGGTGATCGTGGTGGCCATCACGCTGGTGCTGGCCTTGCCGGCGGCGTACTCGCTGGCGCGGCTCACCGGCCGCTGGGGACAGCGCCTGGGCATCGCCATCTTCCTCACCTACCTGGTACCGCCCACGCTGTTGTTCATCCCGCTGTCGCGCGTGGTCGCCATCCTCGGATTGCAGGACACCATCTGGTCGGTGGTCGTGGTCTATCCCAGTTTCACCGTGCCCTTCTCCATCTGGCTGCTGATGGGCTTCTTCAAGTCCATCCCCAAAGAGCTCGAAGACGCGGCCATGGTGGATGGGCTGAGCCGCTTCCAGGCCTTCTACAAGCTGGTGATCCCCATCTCACTGTCGGGAATCCTGACGGTGGTGATCTTCACCTTCACGCTGGTGACGCAGGAGTTCGTGTACGCGCTGACCTTCATTTCGACCGAGGCGCATCAGATGCTGGGCGTGGGCGTGCCCACGTTCCTGATCCGCGGCGATGTGTATTTCTGGGGGTCGCTGATGGCGGGCTGCCTGATCGCCAGCGTGCCCATCGCGCTGCTCTACAACCTGTTCCTAGACCGCTTCATCGCCGGCTTCACCGTCGGCGCTGTGAAATAAAATCTGCGGAAGTAGAGACGCCCGTAATGGCGTCTCTACCGCTACTCTCGGCTCAGCTTGGCCAGCGCTCGATGACGACGCGCGTCTCCGTATAGAACTTCACCGCGTCCTTGCCGGTGGCGTGCAGGTCTCCGAAGAACGACGCCTTCCATCCGGCGAAGGGGAAGAACGCCATGGGCGCGGCCACACCGACGTTCACGCCTACCATGCCTGCTTCCACCTGGGTGCGGAACTGCCGTGCGGCCGCGCCGCTGCGCGTGAAGATGCTGGACGCATTGCCGAACTTCGAGCGGTTCACCACCTTCAGCGCTTCGTCCAGGGTCTTGACGCGCACCACCGCCAGCAGCGGCCCGAAGATCTCCTCCTGCGCGATGGCGGACTCCGGCCGCACGTGATCGAAGATGGTCGGGCCGATGAAGAACCCTCCCGGCACGGCGCTCGCCTTGCGACCGTCCAGCACCAGCTTGGCGCCGTCGCTCAATCCCTTGTCGATGTAGCTGAGGACGCGTTTGCAGGTGTCGGTGCGGATGACCGGGCCCATCGCCGAGTCTGCCAGCAGCGGGTCGCCGACGCGCATCGCGCCGGCTGCCTGCGTGAGCTCCTGGACCAGGCGGTCGCCGATGTCCCCGACGGCCACCGCCACGCTGCCTGCCAGGCACCGCTGCCCCGCCCCGCCAAAGGCCGAATTGATGATCGCCTTCAGGCTCGAGGGCAGGTCGGCGTCGGGCATGACGATCAGGTGGTTCTTCGCCCCTGCCATCGCCTGCACCCGCTTGCCGTGCTGTCCCGCCGCCTGATAAATGTGGCGCGCCACCGGCTCCGAGCCCACGAAGGAGATGGCTCGCACCGCGGGATGCGCGATCAGCGCGTCCGAGGTCTCGCGAGCGCCGTGTACCAGATTGAAGACACCCGCGGGCAGCCCCGCCTCCTGCAGCAATTCTCCCAGCCGCACGGCCGTCATCGGGGTTCGCTCCGACGGTTTCAGCACAAATGTGTTGCCGGCGGCGATGGCGATGGGGAACATCCACAGCGGGATCATCGCCGGGAAATTGAAGGGGCAGATGCCCGCCACCACGCCCAGCGGCACGCGCACCGTGTAGCTGTCCACTTCGCGGGCGATCGACTCCAGCCCTTCGCCCATCATCAGCGTGGGCATGCCGCAGGCGAAGTCCACCACCTCGATGCCGCGCCGCACCTCGCCCCGCGCCTCTTCCAGGATCTTGCCGTTCTCCCGGCTCACCATGCGGCCCAGCTCGTCGAAATGCTGCTCCAGGAGCTGCTTGTAGCGGAACAGGAATTGCACCCGGTCGGTGACTGGGGTGGCTTTCCATTGCGGGAAGGCGCGCTCGGCGCTGGCCACCGCCGCGTCCACCTCGCCCGCGGAGCAAAACGGGACCCGGCACAGGACGGTGCCGCGCGCGGGCTCGAAAACAGGCTGGGCGTCGGGGGCAGTGGAGGGGCGCCAGCCTCCACCAATGAGTATGGGCAGGATCGGCGCCTGCGCGGCGTCCTGCAGCGGCATTTCGGCGACGGGTTTCATCGTCTCGGGCATGGTTCCTCCGTGGGAGGAACATGATACCCCCGCTGGCGCCTCCCAGTGCACCGCCGGCGGTGCGTTCCCAAACGGGAACCCGAACACAGGAGCGTGCATGCGTCACGCGGCTGTGTGACCGCTGTCACTGCACGGCGGACCTCTCAAGTGAAGAATGCGCCGAATAATCGCCGGGTACTTGCTGTCCGTCCTATGCTGGGCCTCGGGGCACGGCGCGGGCGGGTCGGCGGGAGACTCGCGGTGAGCCCGCAGCAGGATCCGATGGGATCGGCTGCGCGATGAAGGATCTGGCGTGACTGGCCAACCACCCGTCATCCCAGGGAGTGGTGTGAAGAGTAACGGCACTGGGCCAATCCCGAACCTGCGGCCCCTGAGTCTGGATGGGAACTGACGCAGGCCTCAGATAACGAACTACCGACAGGAGAGTCATACTATGGCAACAACGGCACAAGCTCCTTCTCAGAGCGGGTCGCACATCAATCGTTGGTGGCGGGTGGTGGGCGGTCTATCCATGAACCTCGCTCTCGGCTCCCTCTACGCCTGGAGCGTTTTCATCGCTCCACTGGAAAAGGAATTCAAATGGAAGCGCGTCGACACCGCGATGGTGTTCACCATCGCCGTCGTGGTCTTCGCCATTACCTTCGTGATCGCCGGCCGCTTGCAGGACAAGCTGGGGCCGTTCAAGATCTCCCTCATTGGCGGCGTCCTGGTCAGCGTCGGGTTCTTCCTTTGCGCCTACACCAGCAGCCTGACGTACCTGTTCATCTGCTTCGGCGTGATCGGAGGACTGGGCAACGGCTTCGGCTACTCTACGCCCATTCCGGTCATGGCCAAGTGGTTCCCGGACAGACGCGGACTGGCGGTGGGCCTGGCGGTCGCCGGATACGGCGGCGGTTCAGCCATCTTCGGCCCATTGTCTAACTCGTACCTGATCCCGGCCGTGGGCTGGCGCACGACGTTCCAGATTCTGGGCGCCGTGTTCTTCGTCATGACTGTCTTCGGAGCGTTCCTCCTGAAGAACCCGCCGGCCGGCTACAAGCCTGCTGGATGGGCACCGGCTCCGGCCTCGAAGTCCGCAGCCACGACCTATGAATTCACTCCCAGCGAGACCCTGCGCACGTCCACGTTCTACTTCATGTGGGTGGCATACGCGCTGGGCACCGCTGCCGGCCTGATGGTCATCAGCCAACTGATTCCCTTCTTCAAAGAAAGTCTGAAGAACTCCGGGCTCAGTCCTGTCGCTATTACGGCATACGCCAGTAGCGCAATCATCGTCGGGGCCGTAGGCAACGCTGCCGGTCGAATCCTCTCCGGCTGGATGTCGGACGCCATCGGCCGCATCAACGTGCTGCGCCTGATGATTGCCATCTCCGCGGTCGTGATGCCGCTGCTCTACCTGATCGGCGGCAACGTGGCCGGGCTGTTTGCGGCCGTGTTTGTCGTCTACTGGTGCTACGGCACGCAGTTGTCGGTGAACGGCTCTGCCGCTTCCGACTTCTGGGGCACGAAGAATGCCGGCATCAACTACGGCATGCTGTTCACCGCATGGGGCGTGGCCGGAGTCCTTGGCGGACGCATCGGCGGAGTGCTCTACGACAAGTACAAGAACTACCAAGCCGCGTTTTACACCGCGGCTGCCTTGGCGGTTGTCGCTCTGATCTGCGAACTGCTCGCCAAGCGGCCCGAGGCCCCGGAATCAACCGTGCGCGCTGCCCTCAAGACAGCGTAAGCGCACCCCAACGCCTTCCCGCCGCTCCCTCTCTGCGGCGGGAAGGCACTCTTTCGTCTGCCGGAAAACGAACGCTAGGCATCAGTCTGCATGGGTCGAACAGTCGTAAAGCTTATGTCCCTGGGCCGCCGCACGAAGTTGTTATGAATCCCCACGCCGAATCCCAGCCCCGCAGAAGTGCCATGTGTAAGGCGGTGGTCATGCCGCCAGGCGGGACTTGTTTGCAGACAATCGGCTCCATTCCAGGAAAGCGCAGGTCATCGAGGAAGGCGCGAAAAGTTTAATGGCAACCGGCACTCAACCGACTTCAAGCATCGATTCCGTACTCCAGGAGAATCGTCTCTTCGAGTCCCCCAGGGAGTTCTCCGAAAAGGCGCACATCCGGAGCAAGGAGGAGTACGACAAGATCAGCGCCGCGGCGGAGAAGGACCCCGAAGCGTTCTGGGCCGGGATCGCCAAGGAATTGCACTGGTTCAAGCCCTGGGACAAGGTGCTGGACTGGTCGCAGGCCCCGACTGCGCAGTGGTTCGTTGGCGGCAAGTTCAACCTCAGCTATAACTGCCTCGACCGGCACGTCCAGACCTGGCGCAGGAACAAAGCCGCCATCGTCTGGGAAGGCGAGCCGGGCGACCAGCGCACCCTCACCTACCAACAGCTTCTCATCGAGGTCTCGAAGTTTGCCAACGTGCTGAAGTCGTTCGGCATCCAGGCTGGCGACCGCGTCGCCATTTACATGGGGATGGTGCCGGAGCTGCCCATCGCCATGCTGGCCTGCGCCCGCATCGGCGCCACCCACTCGGTGGTGTTTGGTGGCTTCTCCGCCAACGCCCTGGTGGACCGCATCACCGACCAGAAGGCCGTTGCCGTGGTCACCCAGGACGGCGGATTCCGCCGCGGCACTGAAGTCCGCCTCAAGGACGCCGTGGACGAAGCACTGCCCAGCTGTCCGACGGTGAAGCACGTCGTCGTGCTCCAGCGCAGCGGCCGCGACGTCTCAATGCAGGCAGGCCGCGACCACTGGTGGCACGAGCTGATGGAGAAGGCCGGCGACAAGTGCGAGGCCACCCCGCTCGATTCCGAGCACCCGCTGTACATCCTTTACACCTCGGGAACGACGGGCAAGCCCAAGGGCATCGTGCACACTACGGCCGGATACGCGGTCGGCACCTACATCACCGCCAAGTGGGTTTTCGACCTCAGGGACGACGACACGTACTGGTGCACCGCCGACATCGGCTGGGTCACCGGGCACAGCTACATCGTGTACGGGCCGCTGCAGAACGGCGCGACCTCCTTCATGTACGAAGGCGCTCCCAACCACCCGGCCTCGGACCGCTTCTGGGACATCATCGAGCGGCACAAGATCAGCATCCTCTATACCGGCCCCACGGCCATACGGACCTTCATGAAATGGGGCACGGAGGGGCCCAGAA harbors:
- a CDS encoding CoA-acylating methylmalonate-semialdehyde dehydrogenase — protein: MPLQDAAQAPILPILIGGGWRPSTAPDAQPVFEPARGTVLCRVPFCSAGEVDAAVASAERAFPQWKATPVTDRVQFLFRYKQLLEQHFDELGRMVSRENGKILEEARGEVRRGIEVVDFACGMPTLMMGEGLESIAREVDSYTVRVPLGVVAGICPFNFPAMIPLWMFPIAIAAGNTFVLKPSERTPMTAVRLGELLQEAGLPAGVFNLVHGARETSDALIAHPAVRAISFVGSEPVARHIYQAAGQHGKRVQAMAGAKNHLIVMPDADLPSSLKAIINSAFGGAGQRCLAGSVAVAVGDIGDRLVQELTQAAGAMRVGDPLLADSAMGPVIRTDTCKRVLSYIDKGLSDGAKLVLDGRKASAVPGGFFIGPTIFDHVRPESAIAQEEIFGPLLAVVRVKTLDEALKVVNRSKFGNASSIFTRSGAAARQFRTQVEAGMVGVNVGVAAPMAFFPFAGWKASFFGDLHATGKDAVKFYTETRVVIERWPS
- a CDS encoding ABC transporter ATP-binding protein; its protein translation is MAVVETRGLTKVFKEGELGAVNNVNLVTREGEFLVFLGPSGSGKTTLLRMIAGLETPTAGEIVIGGQVVTHMTPRERRIAMVFQSYALYPHLSVYKNIAFPLKAQKVPKEQHRQKVEWAAGLLGITRLLERKPRELSGGERQRVALARAIVREPSVFLLDEPLSNLDAKLRASAREELELFHRRIGTTTIYVTHDQVEAMAMGDRVMVLHQGVVRQIGTPTEVYDNPADTFVATFLGSPPMNLMEDGAVIVGFRPEHIVPIELAPSSGVKFSLRVKNVEYLGSEWILYATVAEGRFKDKEITSRLPSAASFRIGETYDFGVGERDLRFFDRQTEKRTEARAFAWQ
- a CDS encoding sugar ABC transporter permease; translated protein: MAVNPADPATRPAQRLAQEVGDIPPPAQKRGRKSFRTPAARAYRLGIAMFAPAVLYIVALIGVPFVMAFLYAFGDVRVGSVGYHFVGFDNYRHILQSPSFRKALGNSFIFTIVSQVLVIVGSTILSLVLKEKFRGRGFVRFLVLLPWVAPISLGAIGWKWILDSLYSVINWVLVAMHIYKPYAAPMWLGEPVLAMASVILVHTWRLLPFSTVILLAGLTAIPKDIPEAAAVDGAGFWRTLFHITLPMMLPIVNVAVLFGIIFTFTDMTVVYILTAGGPFDSTQVLPSLAFFTGILGGDLAAGAAISLFLVPLLVLVAWGMLRMAHRAEVV
- the acs gene encoding acetate--CoA ligase; its protein translation is MATGTQPTSSIDSVLQENRLFESPREFSEKAHIRSKEEYDKISAAAEKDPEAFWAGIAKELHWFKPWDKVLDWSQAPTAQWFVGGKFNLSYNCLDRHVQTWRRNKAAIVWEGEPGDQRTLTYQQLLIEVSKFANVLKSFGIQAGDRVAIYMGMVPELPIAMLACARIGATHSVVFGGFSANALVDRITDQKAVAVVTQDGGFRRGTEVRLKDAVDEALPSCPTVKHVVVLQRSGRDVSMQAGRDHWWHELMEKAGDKCEATPLDSEHPLYILYTSGTTGKPKGIVHTTAGYAVGTYITAKWVFDLRDDDTYWCTADIGWVTGHSYIVYGPLQNGATSFMYEGAPNHPASDRFWDIIERHKISILYTGPTAIRTFMKWGTEGPRKHDLSSLRLLGSVGEPISPEAWMWYREHIGGNRCPIVDTWWQTEAGMIMIAPVPGAVATKPGSVTRPFPGIIADVVTRDGKPVPEGSGGFLIIKKPWPAMLRTIYGDDQRFKRQYWSEIPGAYFTADGARKDKDGYFWIMGRVDDVINVGGHRLSTMEVESALVAHPKVAEAAVVGRPDEMKGQAIAAFVTLESGIRPGPEMKEELRQWVAKEIGAMAKPDDIRFTDALPKTRSGKIMRRLLRELAGTGEVKGDVTALEDFGVIAKLREEEQ
- a CDS encoding carbohydrate ABC transporter permease, which codes for MVRGAARSVFNRIVHWVVVVVFTVLLAFPFYWMLITTFKQSSDLYNLDNNPFIFNAKPTLENLRLLFFETQFARWLGNTALVGVIVVAITLVLALPAAYSLARLTGRWGQRLGIAIFLTYLVPPTLLFIPLSRVVAILGLQDTIWSVVVVYPSFTVPFSIWLLMGFFKSIPKELEDAAMVDGLSRFQAFYKLVIPISLSGILTVVIFTFTLVTQEFVYALTFISTEAHQMLGVGVPTFLIRGDVYFWGSLMAGCLIASVPIALLYNLFLDRFIAGFTVGAVK
- a CDS encoding OFA family MFS transporter, with amino-acid sequence MATTAQAPSQSGSHINRWWRVVGGLSMNLALGSLYAWSVFIAPLEKEFKWKRVDTAMVFTIAVVVFAITFVIAGRLQDKLGPFKISLIGGVLVSVGFFLCAYTSSLTYLFICFGVIGGLGNGFGYSTPIPVMAKWFPDRRGLAVGLAVAGYGGGSAIFGPLSNSYLIPAVGWRTTFQILGAVFFVMTVFGAFLLKNPPAGYKPAGWAPAPASKSAATTYEFTPSETLRTSTFYFMWVAYALGTAAGLMVISQLIPFFKESLKNSGLSPVAITAYASSAIIVGAVGNAAGRILSGWMSDAIGRINVLRLMIAISAVVMPLLYLIGGNVAGLFAAVFVVYWCYGTQLSVNGSAASDFWGTKNAGINYGMLFTAWGVAGVLGGRIGGVLYDKYKNYQAAFYTAAALAVVALICELLAKRPEAPESTVRAALKTA